CATCGGGCTTATTCGTGCAGTCGAGAAATTCGATTATAGGAAAGGCTATAAGTTCAGCACATATGCCACATGGTGGATTCGCCAGGCGATCACTCGTGCTATAGCGGACCAGGGTCGGACAATTCGAATCCCGGTGCATATGGTCGAGACGATCAACCGCCTGATAAAGACATCAAGCCACCTTCTTCAAGAACTTGGCCGCGAGCCAACTTTGGAAGAGCTGGCTCGCGAAATGGACTTGCCGGTTGAGCGCGTTAGCGAAATTATGCGGATTGCACCTGAGCCTCTTTCGCTCGAAACACCAATTGGAGAGGAAGAGGATAGTCACCTTTCCGACTTTATTCAAGACCGTGATACCGTTTCGCCAGACGACGCCGCATCACATCAGCTCCTGCGCGAGCGGATTGTTGAGGTGCTATCAGAGCTAACTAGTCGAGAACGGGATGTACTGAGGATGCGTTTCGGACTGGACGACGGCTACCCCAGGACACTCGAGGAAGTTGGGCGGCACTTTCAGGTTACACGAGAGCGCATCCGCCAGATCGAAGCCAAGGCTCTTAAAAAGCTCCGCCACGCCAAGCGACGGAAAAAACTCGAAGAGTACCTGGCATAGACCTCGAGCCCATACTTCAACCTATTCCAAGTTAACCGATGATTCTTACAATCGATGTTGGAAATACAAACATAATGTTGGGAGTCTACAAAGACTCCCAACTAATTGCAGATTGGCGTATTCGTACGCAACTTGGCAGGACAGCGGACGAATATGGAATGCTTCTTCGAGATTTATTTGAATATTCCAACATCCAATTTCAAGACATAACAGGTATAGCCATATCAAACGTCGTGCCGCCCACAATGTCGGACATGGTCGCAGCATGTCGGAAGTTCTTTAACATCGAACCCTTTGTAGTGGACCCATCGAAAGACATGGGAATTAAAATTAACTACGAACCAAAATCCGACGTTGGAGCGGATAGAATAGCCAACGCCATCGCAGCATATGCACTTTATGGCGGTCCAGCGATAGTTGTGGATTTAGGCACCGCAACAACGCTAGACGCGGTTTCTGAAACGGGTGAATACTTGGGAGGTGTGATTGCGCCAGGAATTGGCATATCAACGGAGGCACTCCACCGCGCCGCTGCCCGATTGCCAAGAATAGATTTAGTGACCCCGCCATCAGCAATAGGCACGACAACGGTCACCAGTATGCAAGCAGGAATATTATTCGGATTTGCTGGCCAGATTGACGAGTTAGTTAACCGAGTGCAAAGCGAGCTGGGAGGAACTGCAAAAGTAATAGCGACAGGTGGATTGGCTGGTTTAATCGCGCCACTCAGTCGGACAATAGAAATCATCAACCTCTTTCTCACATTAGAGGGTCTAAGAATCCTCTATGAAAGAGCAAAATTGGCAACCAAAGACTAGTAACGAGTAGCTAATAGATACTGCTTTCAATCGGTACGCTATTTGTTACTCGTATTGTTTTCCGATAGGGGAGTAAGAATAGAAAACGAAAATCGAACGCAGGCCATCTGAAATCCGGCGACAAACATTCCGAATTTTGCTTGACCCTCCCATCGTCCTCGCGCCGATGGCAGGAGTTACAAATCACGCATTCCGACTGATTTGCCGACGGCATGGTGCGGCGGCAGTCTGGACGGAAATGATAAGCAGTTATGGGCTCCGATACCGAAATTCGAAAACGCTGAGCATGTTCGACTGGACAAATGAAGAAAGGCCTGTAATCGTTCAGATTTTTGGTGCAGACGCTGACACAATGGCATCAGCAGCCGCAATGGTTGAGGCTGCTGGGGCAGATGCAATAGATATCAACCTTGGATGTCCAGTTCGCAAGGTAGTGAGAACAGGAGCCGGGGCAGCTCTAATGCAAAACCTAGAAAAAGCGCGGGAGGTAATGTCAGCCGTCGTCCAAGCAGTAAGCATTCCGGTGACGGTAAAAACACGGAAAGGGCCAGATAACAAATATGTTACGGCCATCGAAGTTGCCAGGATAGCAGAAGAAGTCGGAATCGCTGCAGTGACAATCCACGGTCGCACAGCAGCACAAGGTTATTCGGGAACGGCCGATTGGAATATTATAGCTGGTGTAAAAAAGGCTGTCCGCATCCCTGTTATCGGCAATGGCGATGTGAAAAGCCCTCAGGATGCAGTGCGCATGCTGACAGAGACGGGCTGTGATGCTGTGATGATAGGCAGGGCGGCACTGGGAAATCCCTGGATATTCAGTAGGACCGCACATTACATAGCTACCGGTGAAATCCCACCAGAACCATCTTGTGCAGAACGGATGGAGGTTGCCCGCGAGCATCTTCGCTTAATGACCGAGCTATACGGCGAGGAACGTGGAGTTAGAGAAATGCGAGGGCAACTAGCCTGGTACATAAAAGGTATTCCAGGGGCTTCCCACCTAAGACGAGCGGCCTCTTGCGCAACGACATTGGACGAAATGCTTGCCCTAACAGAAGAAGCTTGCAAACAAGCATGAAAAAAATAGACATTGATTTAAAACCTATGTCATAGTGAAAAATTAAGAAGCAAGGAAAGTAAATTGGAAAAATTTGCCTTTGTAATCCATCCAATAGATGCGAAACGCGACGTTGCCCGTAAATATCCCATTGCCAAATTTCTGCCCGAAAGACTAGTCGAATGGGGTCTTAAGTTCAAGGAGCCAATGGTCCTTTCGCATATTACCGGCGTAAAATCGGCAACCGGAAAAGAAGCAGAAGGCTGGTTTATAGGTTGTCCGCTAACGCCGCGCCAAATGAGCACACTGCCGTTAGACTTTGTGTATGAGAAAATAATCAAGGCTGGACGACTTGCCGAGGAACAGGGAGCACGCATAATAGGGCTCGGAGCACATACTTCGGTTGTAGGCGATGGCGGAATAACTATCGCAAAAAATCTTAATATTGCAGTTACAACGGGAAATAGTTATACAATTGCGACCGGCATAGAAGGCGTACTC
This sequence is a window from Armatimonadota bacterium. Protein-coding genes within it:
- a CDS encoding type III pantothenate kinase; protein product: MILTIDVGNTNIMLGVYKDSQLIADWRIRTQLGRTADEYGMLLRDLFEYSNIQFQDITGIAISNVVPPTMSDMVAACRKFFNIEPFVVDPSKDMGIKINYEPKSDVGADRIANAIAAYALYGGPAIVVDLGTATTLDAVSETGEYLGGVIAPGIGISTEALHRAAARLPRIDLVTPPSAIGTTTVTSMQAGILFGFAGQIDELVNRVQSELGGTAKVIATGGLAGLIAPLSRTIEIINLFLTLEGLRILYERAKLATKD
- the dusB gene encoding tRNA dihydrouridine synthase DusB, which codes for MRRQTFRILLDPPIVLAPMAGVTNHAFRLICRRHGAAAVWTEMISSYGLRYRNSKTLSMFDWTNEERPVIVQIFGADADTMASAAAMVEAAGADAIDINLGCPVRKVVRTGAGAALMQNLEKAREVMSAVVQAVSIPVTVKTRKGPDNKYVTAIEVARIAEEVGIAAVTIHGRTAAQGYSGTADWNIIAGVKKAVRIPVIGNGDVKSPQDAVRMLTETGCDAVMIGRAALGNPWIFSRTAHYIATGEIPPEPSCAERMEVAREHLRLMTELYGEERGVREMRGQLAWYIKGIPGASHLRRAASCATTLDEMLALTEEACKQA
- the rpoD gene encoding RNA polymerase sigma factor RpoD, giving the protein MTVEDIKENAEIQKLLNEGKRKGILTYDEISDTLSRQEDIDADQIDDLLQTFADEGIQVVEEIKDAELVEEAPVPEEAPVHDIEVHEEELAAMEGLPLDDSVRMWLREIGRTPLLTMEEEVALAKTIAEGDGKTPEAQKAKEKLIQANLRLVVSIAKRYSGRGMSFPDLIQEGNIGLIRAVEKFDYRKGYKFSTYATWWIRQAITRAIADQGRTIRIPVHMVETINRLIKTSSHLLQELGREPTLEELAREMDLPVERVSEIMRIAPEPLSLETPIGEEEDSHLSDFIQDRDTVSPDDAASHQLLRERIVEVLSELTSRERDVLRMRFGLDDGYPRTLEEVGRHFQVTRERIRQIEAKALKKLRHAKRRKKLEEYLA